The stretch of DNA GGCACCCGCATGCCCTGCGGCACCAGCGCCTGCGCCGCCACCAGGGACCCCGCGCCGATCACCGCGCCGTTCAGCACGGTCGCCCCCATGCCGATCAGGCAGTCGTCCTCGACGGTCGCGCCGTGCACCACGGCGTTGTGCCCGATCGAGACGCGCTCGCCGACGCCGACCGGGAAGCCGGGGTCGGCGTGCAGCGTGCAGTTGTCCTGGACGTTGCTGCCCGCGCCGACGGCGATCCGCTCCACGTCGCCGCGCAGCACCGCGCCGTACCAGACGCTCGCGCCCGCGCCCAGTGCCACGTCACCGATCACGGTGGCCGTGGGCGCCACGAACGCCCCCTCGTCCACCTGCGGCTCGCGAC from Streptomyces sp. 6-11-2 encodes:
- a CDS encoding gamma carbonic anhydrase family protein translates to MTDKALIAGIGGREPQVDEGAFVAPTATVIGDVALGAGASVWYGAVLRGDVERIAVGAGSNVQDNCTLHADPGFPVGVGERVSIGHNAVVHGATVEDDCLIGMGATVLNGAVIGAGSLVAAQALVPQGMRVPPGSLVAGVPAKVRRELTREERQGITLNGTMYTQLAQAHREVHA